Proteins encoded together in one Triticum dicoccoides isolate Atlit2015 ecotype Zavitan chromosome 7B, WEW_v2.0, whole genome shotgun sequence window:
- the LOC119342196 gene encoding patatin-like protein 2 has translation MPVTQAPGRSMGPVSVARRELSSRAWSLSSPASPQPRYGSIVTVLSIDGGGVRGIIPGTILAFLEEKLQELDGPDVRIADYFDVVAGTSTGGLVAAMLTAPNTEGRPLFAAKDVNKFYLEHCPNIFPAVCKGPLGWLKSMMGPKYSGHHLHSVVKELLGDTRVNETLKNIVIPTFDIKLLQPTIFPTYDAMRDVSKNALLSDVCISTSAAPTYLPGHHFETKDKDGKTRAFNLIDGGVVANNPTLLAMTHVSKQILMGNQDFLPIKHADYGKFMILSLGTGTAKIEEKFDAAECGKWGLLGWLYKRGATPIIDSFSEASADLVDIQASVLFQILDCNKSYLRIQHDELIGEMASVDVSTSKNLHGLIGVGKALLKRQVCKVNVETGKNEPDLKRGTNEEELARFASMLSEERKARKVAYKHG, from the exons ATGCCGGTCACCCAGGCGCCGGGGCGGAGCATGGGGCCAGTGAGCGTGGCGCGGCGCGAGCTGAGCAGCCGCGCGTGGTCGCTGTCGTCGCCTGCCAGCCCGCAGCCGCGCTACGGGAGCATCGTCACCGTGCTCAGCAtcgacggcggcggcgtccgtgggaTAATCCCAGGCACCATCctcgcgttcctcgaagaaaagcttcAG GAGCTTGATGGGCCGGACGTGAGGATCGCGGATTACTTCGACGTGGTCGCCGGGACGAGCACCGGAGGGCTGGTGGCGGCCATGCTCACCGCGCCCAACACCGAGGGCCGCCCACTCTTCGCTGCCAAGGACGTCAACAAGTTTTACCTGGAGCACTGTCCGAATATCTTCCCTGCCGTCTG CAAAGGACCTCTGGGCTGGCTCAAGAGCATGATGGGGCCCAAGTACAGCGGCCACCACCTGCACTCGGTCGTGAAGGAGCTGCTCGGAGACACGCGCGTCAATGAGACGCTCAAGAACATTGTCATCCCCACTTTTGACATCAAGCTCCTCCAGCCCACCATATTCCCAACCTACGAT GCCATGAGGGATGTCTCCAAGAATGCTCTTCTGTCGGATGTCTGCATTAGCACGTCGGCCGCGCCGACCTACCTCCCCGGCCACCATTTCGAGACCAAGGACAAAGATGGCAAGACCCGAGCCTTCAACCTAATCGATGGAGGCGTCGTCGCTAACAATCCG ACGTTGTTAGCGATGACCCACGTTAGCAAGCAGATCCTGATGGGAAACCAGGACTTCTTGCCTATCAAGCATGCTGATTACGGCAAGTTCATGATCCTTTCATTGGGCACCGGCACCGCCAAGATTGAAGAGAAGTTTGATGCGGCTGAGTGCGGCAAGTGGGGCCTTCTTGGGTGGCTCTACAAGAGGGGTGCCACGCCGATCATCGATAGCTTCAGTGAGGCTAGCGCCGACCTCGTCGATATCCAAGCATCCGTGCTCTTTCAGATCCTGGACTGCAACAAGAGCTATCTCCGGATCCAGCATGACGAGCTCATCGGCGAAATGGCCTCCGTCGACGTGTCGACATCAAAGAACCTACACGGGCTCATTGGTGTCGGCAAAGCATTGCTGAAGAGACAGGTGTGCAAGGTGAATGTCGAGACAGGCAAGAACGAGCCTGATCTAAAGAGGGGCACGAACGAAGAGGAACTGGCCCGTTTTGCAAGCATGCTGTCGGAAGAGCGCAAAGCTCGGAAGGTGGCCTACAAACATGGGTAG